The nucleotide sequence CTTACGTGATTTATCCGCACTCTGCTACATTTGATGCATTAAGTGATGAAGTTGTATGGATGAATTTTTTTATTTCCGGGGTTCTTCCGAGTATTTACTCGGAGAAACCCTCACTTACACAAACGCGAATTATGTGCTGCAATTGCTGCAACCATATAAGATCACCTGAAAGAGTATCAGGAAATCCAAAAAGAGAGAGCCTATCTAAAGACTTGGATCCTCTAATTCCTCATTCATTTGGGAAGTGGAGGTCATCTCTTCATAACTTAACTGAGGTAGGATCGTTTTCATTCGAATGGATTCTTGAATATCCGTTTTAACTTGTTCAAGAGCCTGTTTGAATTTTGGATCATTCTTTGACCATTGCGTTATGATTGTATGATTTTTATTCAGTTCTTTTGCCGTTTCACGGTAACTATATCCACTTTTGATTAAGACCAAAGCGGTTTGTTTTTCGGCTGATAGACCGGGGTAGGGGTTCCCGAAAATATCATTTCTCTTATGCAATGCCTGCATGATATTCATTACAGATCTTTGAATTTGATCCGTGGTCAGGTAACTTTCTTGTTTGGTAGCTAATTGATTTTGCAAATCGATTCTCCTTAATTGAATTACCTTGATTTTATAAAGTTTTCCGATATCGGAGAACCCCATTTTGCGATTTATCGATATTTCATAAAAAAAATTTCAGATTTTTGATTCTTGCCCATTCGAGCGAAAATATCGTAATTTTTACCAAAATCGAACTAGATCTGGTATTGTTTTCAAAATTTCTAAGATTTCATGCGTTAAGGTGCTGATGGAACCTATAGAAAATATTTTAAAAAATTTTTCTAAACGAAAGTTGCCTTTTACAGAAATAATTGGCAGGATAAAAAACTTTTCTTACTAATCATGATTCTAAATTAAGTTCGAGCACATGGACAAACAAACTATAGATGCGTATGATCGGCCGACCGATACTTATTTCGATAGGCAAGAACGGTTCCATCATAGTTATATTTCGGAAATCGAATTTTACCTAAAAGAGAGTGGAGTCACTCATGCAAATGTATTGGATATAGGAACTGGTTCTGGTAAATTTGTAGAACAGTTAAACTCGAATGGTTGGAATGCGATTAGAATCTAACCCAGTAGTCAGATATTAGATCGTATTAGCGCAAACCATCCTCATCGCGCTCTGAAAATTCAAATGGGAAGTCTTCCTCATTTACCAACATTTTCTGATTCATTTCATTTGATCTCTGCTTTCGCAGTTCTGCAACATATTCCAAAGCAAGATTTATTTTTATCCTTATTCAACATCAAACAAAACTTAAAAGTCGGTGGGTATTTTGTTTTTAGTTTACCTGAAAATCGAATGGATCTGGATAACGATTCACGAGACAAAGAGAGAAGACTCCATTGCCTTTATCATTTAAAAGAGATAACTATGATTTTAGAACAACTTGGTTTCCAAGTCATTATGGAATCACACTTCTCAGACAGTGAATACCGTGGTTGGTCTTGGTCTTTCTGCATTCTCAAGTTAGAACACAAACAATCTCTTCCTTTGGATACCATTGACTCCCTTCTCAATCGCGAAAGAAAAACTGCCACTTACAAACCTGCATTACTCAGAGCACTCTGCGATATTGCTTTAGAAAATCTTAATTTAGTCGAATATGTATCGGATCATGTATTCATTCCCATCCGATTGGTTGCAGAAAAGTGGGTAGTCTACTTTTGGAATCTTTTCTCTGCACCTATCTATTTACCGCAGGTATCCTCTGATAAACTAGATAAACCTTCGAGTTTGCGAAAAACTTTTGCATCCTTACAATCAAAGCTCAATATCTTAGATGATTTTTTAGAGAAACAAGCCTTGTTCCATTCAGGCAAACTCATCGATATGGATTTGCAAAAACATATGAATTTGTTTCTAGGGCAGTGGGAACAAACGATCATCAAAGGACCTATCCAATACACATCCAATGGTGATTTGTTTCACTATGATCCTAAACGACAAATGATTTCGATGCCGATTGCAATCTGGCGAGAGTTTGTTCTATTTGAGTCTTGGATCCGTGATGCGGTGATCTTAAGATGGGCCGGAGAAATCGAAAGGCTTTCTCGCAAGTCCGTTCGAACAGGACTTGCCT is from Leptospira bourretii and encodes:
- a CDS encoding HNH endonuclease domain-containing protein gives rise to the protein MGSLPHLPTFSDSFHLISAFAVLQHIPKQDLFLSLFNIKQNLKVGGYFVFSLPENRMDLDNDSRDKERRLHCLYHLKEITMILEQLGFQVIMESHFSDSEYRGWSWSFCILKLEHKQSLPLDTIDSLLNRERKTATYKPALLRALCDIALENLNLVEYVSDHVFIPIRLVAEKWVVYFWNLFSAPIYLPQVSSDKLDKPSSLRKTFASLQSKLNILDDFLEKQALFHSGKLIDMDLQKHMNLFLGQWEQTIIKGPIQYTSNGDLFHYDPKRQMISMPIAIWREFVLFESWIRDAVILRWAGEIERLSRKSVRTGLAFDYLMMGQNLERKQNQVRSLFLKKTDLACIWTGKPLNKSNLDIDHGIPYAYWKNNYLWNLFPTDTKSNRRKSEKIPSAELIMKSELPIRDHWIYVFQLRPNQFTFELKNFLGKYYEARDWDKTLFALFQETAETIASRREVLRWEGE